From Pseudomonas poae, the proteins below share one genomic window:
- a CDS encoding aromatic amino acid lyase translates to MIHFDPQGLSLADLLAIARQDSPADFTTQARQRIDEGHRLLVKLAAQGVPIYGVTTGLGAAVDTAVAPLQASIPLGRAVGVGRLANRQELRAITAARLAGLAQGRSGISPRAAEALLGLLNSGVEPEVPLLGSLGEADLAPLAHLSLALSVALTGKDGLALVSANAASVGLGALLVFEAQQVLDALLAALAVSCEGYRANLSPFQPWASRLRPAPGQTAQSAALLQLLAGGELADNPRRLQDPLSFRCATVVQGAAHQALQQLHELVELELRSGADNPALISEEALVLATANFDSTHLALAAEGLGLALGRVAACSAERIAKLLSPTSSDLPRFLITQPGHVGMAALQRTSAALLAEIGHLANPLPAVSVPVADRVEDYAGQALAVVDKTRRLTERVLWLASIELIVAAQAVELRGQLQLGQGARRIHEAVRSQVAHLDQDRSGSVDVLALSAFIAAGHLKPFL, encoded by the coding sequence ATGATCCACTTCGATCCTCAGGGCCTGTCGCTCGCCGATTTGCTGGCGATTGCCCGGCAGGACAGCCCGGCGGACTTCACCACCCAGGCGCGCCAACGTATCGACGAAGGCCACCGGTTGCTGGTGAAACTGGCGGCGCAAGGCGTGCCGATCTATGGCGTGACCACCGGCCTCGGCGCGGCGGTGGACACTGCCGTGGCGCCGTTGCAGGCGAGCATTCCGCTGGGGCGTGCGGTGGGGGTGGGGCGCCTGGCCAATCGACAGGAATTGCGTGCGATCACGGCGGCGCGCCTGGCCGGGTTAGCCCAGGGCCGCTCGGGCATTTCACCGCGCGCGGCAGAGGCGTTGCTGGGCCTGCTCAACAGCGGCGTCGAGCCCGAGGTGCCGTTGCTCGGCTCGTTGGGGGAGGCGGACCTGGCACCGTTGGCCCACTTGAGCCTGGCGCTCAGTGTGGCGTTGACCGGTAAGGATGGCCTGGCGCTGGTGTCGGCGAATGCCGCCAGTGTGGGGCTGGGGGCCTTGCTGGTGTTCGAGGCGCAGCAGGTATTGGACGCCTTGCTGGCGGCGTTGGCCGTGTCGTGCGAAGGCTACCGGGCCAACCTCAGCCCGTTTCAGCCATGGGCTTCACGCCTGCGGCCGGCGCCTGGGCAAACCGCGCAGTCGGCGGCATTGCTGCAGTTGCTGGCGGGCGGCGAGCTGGCGGATAACCCGCGCCGCTTGCAGGACCCGTTGAGTTTTCGTTGTGCAACGGTGGTGCAGGGCGCGGCGCATCAGGCGTTGCAGCAGTTGCATGAGCTGGTCGAGTTGGAACTGCGCAGTGGCGCGGATAACCCGGCGTTGATCAGTGAAGAAGCGCTGGTGTTGGCCACGGCCAATTTCGACAGCACGCATTTGGCGTTGGCCGCCGAAGGGCTGGGCCTGGCCCTGGGTCGGGTGGCCGCGTGCAGCGCTGAGCGCATTGCCAAATTGCTCTCGCCCACGTCCAGCGACTTGCCGCGTTTTTTGATCACACAGCCGGGGCATGTGGGGATGGCAGCATTGCAGCGCACCAGCGCGGCGTTGCTCGCGGAGATCGGGCACCTGGCCAACCCGTTACCGGCGGTCAGTGTGCCGGTGGCCGACCGCGTGGAAGACTACGCCGGGCAGGCCCTGGCCGTGGTCGACAAGACCCGCCGCTTGACCGAGCGGGTGTTGTGGCTGGCCAGCATCGAACTGATCGTCGCCGCGCAAGCGGTGGAGCTGCGCGGGCAACTGCAACTGGGGCAGGGGGCTAGGCGGATTCATGAGGCCGTGCGCAGCCAGGTGGCGCATCTGGATCAGGATCGGTCGGGCTCCGTGGATGTGCT
- a CDS encoding ornithine cyclodeaminase family protein — protein sequence MQPIYIDFLNGLDIDELGLTNDEILSAIEASLAIQGRGEAVIEPRTHLIPGGEINGHFNVLRGVLGGDIGYAGVKVVGDFVDNYRKGLPSELAILNLLDPATGIPKAILDASAITDMRTGAVTAIGAKYLARPDSKVLAHIGARGTAYWNVRLLDHLFDFEEIRVHSRRSESREAFAERLRQDLGKPVIVTHDWESTVRGADIVVEASRLDQPEPLLHTEWIKPGAFVVPYGTMSAVQLSLTDIMSKRVVDDWGQCKGGLFGSLRAHVEAGKLSAETLHAELGQIVAGLKSGRETPEETILFWHRGLSLSDIALGHALLEKAKRLGLGQRLRWA from the coding sequence ATGCAACCGATCTACATTGATTTTCTCAACGGCCTCGACATCGACGAACTGGGGCTCACCAATGATGAAATCCTCAGCGCCATCGAAGCCAGTCTGGCGATTCAAGGGCGTGGCGAGGCGGTGATCGAGCCGCGCACCCACTTGATTCCCGGCGGTGAGATCAACGGCCACTTCAACGTGCTGCGCGGCGTCCTGGGTGGCGATATCGGCTACGCCGGGGTCAAGGTGGTGGGCGACTTTGTCGACAACTACCGCAAGGGACTGCCCTCGGAACTGGCGATCCTCAACCTGCTGGACCCGGCCACCGGCATTCCAAAAGCCATCCTCGACGCCTCGGCGATCACCGATATGCGCACCGGCGCGGTCACCGCCATCGGCGCCAAATACCTGGCTCGGCCCGACAGCAAGGTGCTCGCGCATATCGGCGCGCGCGGCACGGCGTACTGGAATGTGCGGCTGCTGGACCACCTGTTCGATTTTGAGGAAATCCGTGTGCATTCGCGGCGCAGCGAAAGCCGCGAAGCCTTTGCCGAACGCCTGCGCCAGGACCTCGGCAAGCCGGTGATTGTCACGCACGATTGGGAGTCCACAGTGCGGGGCGCCGACATCGTGGTCGAGGCCTCGCGCCTGGATCAGCCCGAACCCTTGCTGCACACCGAGTGGATCAAACCCGGCGCGTTTGTGGTGCCCTACGGCACCATGAGCGCGGTGCAATTGTCTCTCACCGACATCATGAGCAAGCGGGTGGTGGACGATTGGGGCCAGTGCAAGGGCGGGCTGTTCGGCTCGCTGCGTGCGCATGTGGAGGCCGGAAAGCTCAGCGCCGAGACCCTGCACGCCGAGCTTGGGCAAATCGTCGCCGGCTTGAAAAGCGGCCGCGAAACCCCCGAGGAAACCATCCTGTTCTGGCACCGTGGGCTGAGCCTCAGCGATATCGCCCTGGGCCATGCGCTGCTGGAAAAAGCCAAGCGCCTGGGGCTTGGCCAGCGGCTGCGCTGGGCATGA